Genomic window (Arachis hypogaea cultivar Tifrunner chromosome 13, arahy.Tifrunner.gnm2.J5K5, whole genome shotgun sequence):
aatttatcaccaaacaaaatacgagaacacaaaattttgtatctctatCTTTTGTGTCTTATTCTCAGTGTTTGTCTTATCATCCTGTTCTCATGAACAAACACAATCTTCATGCCTTTGAAAGCAGCACGCCTAGAACATAAAACCTTTGCTTATTCATAAATAGTTTATTTATATGGAAGTGTAATGGCTGAACAGTATTCCTTGGTACTTCACAGTTACTTATGGTAAGCCTAGGATGGGAGAAAGAAATGAACTTTGGATCAAGCCAAAAGACATTGCCAACGATATTGATGGACTTTGGTGTTTAGAAGGATTTCAACTCTATTCTCTCACTTAATGATACAGGAGGATCCTCTAACTTTTTTATAGATACTGCTAATTTCAATGATCGCTTGTCTAATTGTGAGTTAAAAGATTTGGGCTTCTTTGGACCCTTTTCATATGGTAAAGGGGACTAGATTGATTTTTGagcaaagttaatttttttttttttcagatgtcAGTGTCAAACACCTTCCTAAGTTGAAGTCAGAGCATCTCTCTATCCTGTTGGATTTTCAAAAAGATAATAAAGATGAAGGAGCAAAACCTTTTAAATTTCTTGCCCGTTAGGTCTTGCATGAGGACTATAATTGTATGTTTAAGAATAGCTGGCGGAGAGGAGAAGACTTACTTCAGAATATAACCAACTTCATAAAAGAAGCCAAGATTTGGAATAAGGAGGTCTTTGATTACATATTCAAGAAAAAATAGCATATTCTCCAAAAGCTGGAAGGCATAAACAATAAACGCTCCTTTAGTCATAATTCCTTTTTTGATAAGCTCTAAAAAGATTTGTGGAAGGAGTATGAGTTTATTGCAATGttctagtcaccaaaaaaaaaaattgcaatgtTCTAAAAACCGGACCGGATCGGCCGGTCGGACCGGTTTAATCGCGAACCAATAGTATTAACGATCCGATCAGGTATATAAAACCGATAATAAAAAACCGGCTAAAAACTGTTGAACCGGACGAGAACCGGCCGATCAGACCGAACCGGAACCCGGCCGGTTTACACAAAAAGGAAGCTCCTTCGTTTCTTTCTCCCgttctccctttctttctttcagtCAGAGAAATCACACAAACCAACCACAAAACCCTAGCACTGTAAGCCTACACCACCACCACAAGGAGGGGCATACTGCTGCCGTCCGTCGCACTCAAAGTTCGCCATCCGTCATCTAGCTTCCCTCgtgctccaagtcttcaacccctgttcgctgtcaccgatcgcggttgcttcctcgagctcggcgtccgtcgtctttgtctgctcagccacgcttccgtcgccgtttgtttgccgttcacgttcgcgttcgtctggaagccacgttgctctgcttcaaactctgcgaccAACCCGCGTGCTCCACTCGTTGAACTGCTCTCTGTTGTCCCCGCGGTGAGTTCCCTAAACCAgccaccagacaatacactcacacaacagacaacaccaatactcttcttcaaactctgcaacttctgatttctactacaataagtaattatttgattttgtagtggtttggattttttcatagactaaattaaagttacaatagttttgttctcttctctatcacattgaAATTAAgctttggattctcttatttcgttttaattttaccgcactcaacatgtttgatgaaatgctttaaccatatttctgattggttttataatttctagcttTTATAATTTCTCAGTCAAGATTAGTGGTCTGAACTCTGAAATTTCAAATTACTCAAATATGCAATTTCTGAAATTAGGGATTTGTGAATCTGAACTCTGAAGTTAGTGATTGATTTCTGATATGTTACTGATTCTGTTCTAATATGTGCTTTTGTTACTGATTTGTTACTGATTCTGAAATTGAGTAATGGATTTGTTTCTGAAATTGAGTAATGGATTTGTTACTGATTCTGTTCTATGATCTTATGGATGATTATTGGATTTCTAGCCGTTCTGTTGCTGTTTTTAATTTGGATTATGATTTATTGAATTTAGTTATGGATGAaagtattaatcaagaagcagTTGCTTATAATGCCTGTTTGAGTAATAATTCGTCTGCCAATCCTCCTAATTCAAATGATTCTGCTAATCCTAATCCACCTAGTTCCAATAATAGTCAGTCACAAGGTTCTAATTTatggattttgatgattgataaatctTCATGTTggtttttaatatttagatatttctttttactatttaacttttgagattgtattttgataagatcatatggatTTGATTGATGACACTTTGTTGTTGAATGCTAATTTTTGTTGTTGAATGCCctgtttgttgctgaatgctgaATGCTGTTGGTAATGGTGTTTTTGCTGCTGAATGTCCTGctgtttttatttctttatttgttgCTGAATGTTGGTGGCAGAATTTAGATATGCTcatgttgataatttttttatttttcaatgtgcTATGGCTAGTCTTTAATTTTGTATCTGGTTATGGATACTTCTTTGTTTTGTAGTTGCTGGTTTTGCTTTGATTTGTAGTTGCTGGCTCCTAATTATTGCTGGTTTTGCTGTctttgtttgttgctgaatgttGGTGGCAGAATTTAGATATGGTCATGTTgatagttttttctttttcattgtgcTGTGGTTggtctttaattttgttttaattaataaaacttttattaatttcaattatGGATAATAGTGTTAATCAAATAGAGATTaataaaacttttattaatttcgaatgatgctgctaatcctaatcctaatcctaatcctaatccaccGAAGCAAATTTGCAACAAGTTCTtgcggattttgatgattgataaatcatgatgttgggatttaatatttagatatgttttttactatttaatttttgagtttgtattttgataagatcatatggattaggttgatgatattttatgtagtgttttaaatttcgaagatattttaagatttatattagactataattatattttaggatgtttatttataatttttattattttattctaaaacggtttttcgGTTGAACCACTGATTGGATCGGTTGGACTAGTAAACCAGTGACTAGAACGGTTCGATAATCGGTCCGGTTTTCAAAACCTTGGTTTATTGTGATTCAAGAAGAGGCTTATTGATAATAAATGTCTAGATGTGACATTATCAAGTTTAGGGAATAGGAACTCTAAATATTTCCACTTAAAAAGCCAACGGGAGACGAAAGAGAATTATAGCGCTGAAAATAGTCCAGTCTTCCTCCTAAAAAAGCCAATTTCCAAACCGTTTAGAAACTGATGAACCGGCCGGTTGGATCGGATCTAGAACCGACCATTTCTTATGAAATGGCGTCGTTTttgttactttaaaaaaaaaaaaaaaaaaacccgatgTTCATCCCTCATTCACTCACCCCCTTCCCGCAACACCCAACCCACCCCCAATTCGTGAATCACTTATCCCTCTGAACTCTGAAGCAAAGTTCAAAATCACCCAACCAAAACCCTAGGTTCTCCATGCAACAGTTCTGCCGTAGGCCGCCGCCGTCCGTGCTGTCGGCGCCTCCGCGTCCTCTCTTGTAGCCCAGGCCTTCTCTTGTAGCTCGGCGTCCTCCTTCCCCCTCTCCCCGTCCTCCCTGGCTTCTCTCGAACTTGGAGCAGTTCGCCGCCGTGTCGCCGGTCGCCGTCGTCTCGCCGGTCGCCGTCTGTGTCTCCGTCGAAGGTTAGCGGCACTGAGTTTCACTTCTTCggttcttctcttccttttatgctctgtttgctgatttttgaatgtgaaattgtgaatggattaatggaaaatcaaataattgattttgcGCTGCTGCTCTTTCCTTAATTCctgaaatttttgttgaaattttcttgCTGCTGCTAAAAATGgaaatcaaatcattattgaaaattttgtttagctttattgatttcaggcttagtgtgattagggattacttgtttctgttttgtaatgtttgttgctgaattctaaaaatggaaatcaaatcaaatgcTGTTTGTTGCTGAATGATAATTTTTGTGCTGAATGCTGAATGCTGTTGGTAGTATTAATTTTGTGCTGCTATTAATTTTCTGGCTGTGTTGCTGCTGCTGTGGGTTCTGGTGTGCTGTTGTGTGTTTTGTGGCTCTGCTGTGTTGATCATCTTTCTCAATTGTCAATGCTCACTCTTCACTTGCATTGTGTTGATCATCTTTCTTAATTGTCAATGTTCTTTACCAGAACTGAGAAGGAAAATGGCAATCTGAACCAGCAAAAGGATTTCCGCAGCGTCAGCGCGTGCTCACACTCTCAGGAACAAGAAAACTAACTCTTTTCTGCCCTCTGGTACCTCTTCATCTTTCGTTCTATTTCTGCACTCGTTTATTGTATAGTAAGTCAACTCGTTGGATTACTGGCATAATTGAATTGGAGATTCAAGAGACACAGTTAGATTTCTTAATACTGAAAATTCACCCTTAGTTTTGATCTAATTATTTTGTTTAGTAGAAACTAATAGAATCTCTTCATGGCTTTATCATTGTTGTTTTCCAAGTTATACTAGTTTCTTGTAAGAGAAATAAAGCTAGCTAGTCTGGCCTTCTGTTTTGCACAAATAGGAATATGTAAATACAACCATTTTATCAAAACTATAGTCACAATTAGGAAGTTTAATTTAATAGTATATGATGCAGATACGCCTATGGTACAGATATTTGAGTAGAAATGAAGTATTTGTTCATTATAGCTTGCATATGTTGCGGAATAGGATAATAACAATTAAGAGTATTGAGTATTGATATACTTGTTATCTCTCTTTGAAATGTTACTTTCTGTATTTACTGTTCTAATTTAGCTTTGCATTCTCTAAGGACTTCTTGGAACAGCAATTATAGTGTTGTTTATTGGGTTTCTTTCAATATATCATGGTATTATCTGATATCTTCACACTTTGTACTATTTGAATTGGCATTTCTTTCAATAGTCACTCACAAGCTGCTTCTATATtctaggatgtttatttataatttatttattattttattttaaaacgatTTTTTTGGTTGAACCACGGTTagaccggttgaaccagtaaacTAGTAACTAGATCGGTTCGATGACCGAtccggttctcagaaccttgATTTGGATTGTATTGAGTATGGATTTGTTCAAAGGTGATTAGGTGAACAAAATTACAAGAATGAACTACTCCATAGAGtatgtcttttgttttttttttaagggtATGGTCACGAATCACAATTGATGCTGTCAATTAGCTCAGCTTGTTTTTTTAGATAGTTGATTAATACTCCACCCAAGTTTGGGAGAAGAATTTTGATTTGTAAATCATCCCCTTCCGTCTTGCTATTAAGTATAATCACAAATcataaataatacaaaattataCCAAAAGTATCATAAAATCTAACAATCAAGACATACCTAATAGACATTATATAAAAGAATTTCTTGCATTCAGTGATTTACTCTACTTTGTTCCACCATTCATAGTCTCTGCTTGCCCTCGTTTTCAACTTCTAATtcgtttttgttttgattttttttttttaacttttattttcagtttgcatttttgaaagctattttttttttttaaaattagaagtgAAATTCGCAGACTTTTTGGTGGAAAGGGaaaactatgccatttgagctatagctTAGCTCGTTGGCGCATTTTGAAAGCTATTGGAATTTATAAAATAGGTTTTATCATGCTTtaataatttagtttaattaactAAAGTTAAAAAGATGATTTgacaaaaataactatttttaataataattaaacaagTCATAGAGAATACTTAATCTTCTGTTTATGAGAGGGTTAGTTAGAAATcaccaaataaattatattaacaaATTAGTTTCCTATACACAGGTGCACTGTAAAATTATGTGAGTCACCGTTATCTCTTCTCCCATCTCCATCTTCATGGCTCTGAAACTTACAATCACCTTCCCCATCACCCTCGAATCCAACTCGCGCCCATCCACGGAGCTCCAGTTCTCCCGCTCCGACTATAccgaccaccaccaccaccagcacccggCATTCAAGTTCTCCAACATCCCCAAATCGAGACCTAAACGGCTGGCAATACCGCCCGATAACATCAAGATTGGCGAAGACGGACTCTCGTATGTGATAGAGGGCGCACCCTTCGAGTTCAAGTACAGCTACACCGAGACTCCCAAGGCCAAGCCACTCAAGATCCGGGAGCCCCCCTTCCTCCCCTTTGGCCCTGCCACCACACCCCGCCCATGGACGGGCCGGGCCCCACTCCCACCCAGCAAGAAGCAGCAGAAGGAGTTCGACTCCTTCGTGCTTCCTCCACCCGACAAGAAAGGGATAAAGCCCGTTCAGTCCCCCGGTCCTTTTCTTCCCGGCACCTTCCCCCGGTACGTCTCCTCCAGAGAAGAGATTCTCGGTGAGCCCTTGACTCAGCAGGAGATCGACGCTTTGGTTAGAAGCTCCGTCAAAACCAATCGCCAACTCAATATtggttagttttatttttgtcGTCAGTGTAATTGAATTTTGTTGATGATTGGGaattgaaaaggaaaagcttTACCTGTTGTGTTATTTAGGTAGAGATGGTTTAACGCATAACATGTTGGACAATATTCATGCTCACTGGAAGCGAAAGAGGGTCTGCAAGATTAAGTGCAAAGGAGTTTGTACAGTTGATATGGACAATGTCTGCCACCAGTTAGAGGTTACTATCTTCTTCTCCTacttttttgtttcttgcttCTTCATTCTTTATGTTTCTCTAGCCTCCTTATGTTATTATTTGGTTTACCAGGAGAAGACAGGGGGGAAAATAATCTACAGAAGGGGTGGTGTGTTGTACCTTTTCCGAGGCAGAAACTATAACTATAGAACACGGCCGCGGTTTCCCCTGATGCTGTGGAAGCCTGTGCCTCCAGTATATCCTAAGCTTGTTAAGCGAGTTCCCGAAGGTTTAACGCTACAACAAGTAACTGAAATGCGTAAAAAGGGAAGGGAATTAATTCCCATATGCAAGCTAGGTACCTCTTTAATGTTGAGAATGTCCACTACAATTCATCTTTGAAGCAAAATTATTGTTCTTTTCTGCTGGCAAACAGGCATTTATCTGTCTTCATTTTTATTGTTTATACAAagaaaatgatatattttcttgttgCAGGAAAAAATGGTGTTTACTGTGACCTAGCAAAAAATGTCAGAGAGGCATTTGAAGAGTGTGAACTTGTCCGCATAAACTGCCAAGGGCTAAATAAAAGTGACTATAGAAAGATTGGAGCCAAACTAAGGGTATAAGCATTTTTGCCACAATTTTGTATGCAATATTGAATGAAGATCAATTGGATTTAAGCCTTTTTTTGTTGTTTATTTGGTTTTGCTATTATATCATAAGACTGTTTTCTTTAAAAACTAATGATGATGCTATTGTAACATCGTTTTTCCTCCTGTATTTTTTAAATGTAGGATCTCGTTCCATGTGTATTGCTTTCATTTGAAAACGAGCACGTACTTATGTGGAGAGGGCAAAATTGGAAGTCGGCTCTACCAAATCCCACAGATAATTCAAAGGGAGCCAAtgaacaaaataacaaaatactaGCATCAGAAGTCTCAGCATCAAGTCGGCAGGAGAATTCAGTAGAGAATGAAGGCAATGACTCTAGCATTTCTTCGAGTTCAAGTGATTTGGCTTTGGGAAAAGTTGAGGTGTCGTCTCCCATAGAAGATAGCAAGCAATCTGTGACTAGTGCTACTTCACTTGCAAGAAAATCTGAAGCCGAATGTATAAACAATGTTACAGGCTCCTATGGTGAGCTGGAGTCTCACGGGAGCATTATCACTAATATGACTTTGTCGGATGATGACAGCCATGCTAAATGCCCCTCAGAAGCTTGGAATGAAAGCAATGGAGCTGAGGATATGATGGATAGCAAAAGCTGCAGTGATTGCCCTTCTATATCAGTTTTAGGATCTGAGGTAATGTTAGGAACTAATGACAGTTATATCAATGGCAAGGTAGATCCTCAAGTCGATAACACTATAGATGGTTCAGAAACTGATGATGCCAGTTGGCCACCAAGGTCAACTGCACCTTGTATGAAAGGCATTTTATCATTGTTGGAGGAAGCAGTTGAGAAACGATGTGCACTTATTTTAGATGAAGATTCTTTGGATGCTGACACTATTTATCAAACTACAGTTTCCTTTGCCAAATCAGCTTCCTCCGGACCAGTCTTTAGGAGACATAGTAAGGTTGTGGTTCAAAAAACTGCCAAGCAACAACGTTCCGCTTCCTCCAAGGGAAAAGAAACTGCTGCCATTCCTGTGAAAGATAAAGGTGAAAGGGAGAAGACTCAAAAGAGTtctaaaattcaaagaaaaacaaattttgatGAACGATTTCTTAATGTTGTACCGCGAGGAACATTACGAGTAGATGAACTTGCAAAACTCTTAATGTGATACTTCTTGCTATCATAAAATGTTATGATCTTATCAAATGCACCATTTTTGTTAATTTGCAATGTCCTACATATTATTTTGTACCGAGTGAATACTCATCTTATCCCCTGATTTTAACTTCTGATAATTTTTTTGAAGGACCGAGGCCCCCAATAAAAAAATAGTCTATTTCAATTCTTGATATTTAATTTCATGAGATTGGATAGTTTAtctgtcaataattttttttaaaaatatgtttatgTGACATattaatcactaatatattttttatttattttttataagtaaaaatataaaaatcactaATATTTCTTTGTTTTACTTGGTAAATTTAGCTAatgtatttgaaaaagataataaaaagaaaaactaaatggCTCTGAGCTCTTAATAAAGCAACAGTTTAACATGTCATGTATTATTCTATTAATACGAAGAGAAAATATTGATAGAAGGACTAatcacacaaataaaaaataaaggccagaaagagtattttttttattgaggaCTTCGTCTTTCAATGTAATTGTCAAGAgtcgtttataatttttttttcttaaatataaattttataagtaataatataaaaattactaatatttcttaattttaCTTAATAAATTTAGCTAATGTATTTGAAAAaggtaataaaaagaaaaactaaacaaCTCTGATCTTGTAACGGAGCAACCATTTAAAATGGCATGTAGGTTTATTCtattaataaagaaagaaaatattgATAGACGGACTAATCACAGACATAAAAAAACAAAGGCTGGAAAGGGTTTTTTTTATTGAAGGCCTCATCTCTCAAGGTAATTGTCAAGAAccgtttat
Coding sequences:
- the LOC112738070 gene encoding CRS2-associated factor 1, chloroplastic, which produces MALKLTITFPITLESNSRPSTELQFSRSDYTDHHHHQHPAFKFSNIPKSRPKRLAIPPDNIKIGEDGLSYVIEGAPFEFKYSYTETPKAKPLKIREPPFLPFGPATTPRPWTGRAPLPPSKKQQKEFDSFVLPPPDKKGIKPVQSPGPFLPGTFPRYVSSREEILGEPLTQQEIDALVRSSVKTNRQLNIGRDGLTHNMLDNIHAHWKRKRVCKIKCKGVCTVDMDNVCHQLEEKTGGKIIYRRGGVLYLFRGRNYNYRTRPRFPLMLWKPVPPVYPKLVKRVPEGLTLQQVTEMRKKGRELIPICKLGKNGVYCDLAKNVREAFEECELVRINCQGLNKSDYRKIGAKLRDLVPCVLLSFENEHVLMWRGQNWKSALPNPTDNSKGANEQNNKILASEVSASSRQENSVENEGNDSSISSSSSDLALGKVEVSSPIEDSKQSVTSATSLARKSEAECINNVTGSYGELESHGSIITNMTLSDDDSHAKCPSEAWNESNGAEDMMDSKSCSDCPSISVLGSEVMLGTNDSYINGKVDPQVDNTIDGSETDDASWPPRSTAPCMKGILSLLEEAVEKRCALILDEDSLDADTIYQTTVSFAKSASSGPVFRRHSKVVVQKTAKQQRSASSKGKETAAIPVKDKGEREKTQKSSKIQRKTNFDERFLNVVPRGTLRVDELAKLLM